Proteins encoded by one window of Myxocyprinus asiaticus isolate MX2 ecotype Aquarium Trade chromosome 35, UBuf_Myxa_2, whole genome shotgun sequence:
- the LOC127426266 gene encoding death-inducer obliterator 1-like isoform X1, translating into MEESVSPELAQAPEPESSQDPVDTSSQEPTSVLEEVKDQKDPDYVGEDKIEDPEKSKPSREFKKTWGFRRTTIAKREVPAEMVAETPEGKSAPVRRSGRQAKRTDKLEEFLVTVKRGRGTGRRSCPSRFEGGDPPSQTPTDAETASEASFDGNAEAKTEEQKVASPGKRKRGRGRTRRAVKRKAVGDSDSDDGSSENEEEAGCEVTKESQEHVETGASVEDGKDEELKDEEQVMDVKKEEDGEEEEKCKKSKEKSPNESISRRPSRAISKDYKRDTNPKAEAKLCKEEEEEDDDESSSSSSESDSDGYDPNALYCICRQKHNKRFMICCDRCEEWFHGDCVGITEARGRLMERNGEDYVCPKCNTQKGQIPKTNASTAEAENGKRPVAGPRKTESSPDAGSTSSTSSTAIAATEEKAAGDLGIKGRIEKATNPSGKKKIKIFQPQVTAAEGSSLPKCIGPGCERDALPDTVYCGNDCILRHAAAAMKTITIDGKDSKQKERGKPKKNTNKSLHKRGSGPKRRSSNQADTKESESQTDEDDDDEDKHAEEQPPPPAMSSWSSDHNYIAVTPEKTTPLSASVLNKASAIQKDKDKEDNEGVKPEKETTSADKKSPASNVAPKGGKKSPASKGIKGAAATSTPTKGKTSTAPLSSARDLRKRPPPQCKLGKSKKPGPPPPPPIPVLSPSGPPGSRHHASGALRVAKSTFTIPKKQPQTVPKESAEAGPSPISRTPPSPMSSIPSIQHPVSKPTQPPPPSAPPQPPPNNQMRSNIRRSLTDILYKRVSDSDDLSMSENEVGKLAISIEKEMFSLYMNTDNKYKNKYRSLMFNLKDPKNKGLFYRVVGSEISPFRLVRLSPEELLSKEMSDWRKTEISEGLDISGRSQPGQPKTGSRQEGAPPDVDMEEAPPMSDGDVCMPATSQSPCLASAADPQEDTRPTSVPHTSISTGKSSAMPDIFSSMLKDTTAEHRAHLFDLNCKICTGQKSADDEPPSKKNKMSVSKKPEPPVKSKLEPRSSKVPAVEPSQMSSYSGVETAVPDTMSVMEDPSSVLTVVQAPVTAAVPAVSSVTITRRDPRTAGHRSSLPVSQTVPDISVPTMPASIPVSEPVVVETKGPLPMPPPAPASVPRPVMQKPPSSQDVRHYGSNTASSASEPRPEGETALFLSGQEMMWKGLINMHTVAKFVTKAYMVSGSFEHIKEDLPDTIHIGGRISPHTVWDYVGKLKTSLSKELCLIRFHPATEEEEVAYVSLFSYFSSRKRFGVVANSNKRIKDLYLIPLSSKDPLPAKLLPFDGPGLEPARPNLLLGLLICQKDKKRPGAPLENEEKRPKTLRDDETGLPKPSIVSKFEIKQDKGLRSSLDAISTTPPGTPPPLNASESSSSVATSVFSILSNVKAPDITTSTGNNSPSSNVTAAPAVSSTPLQTILKTLFGKKKQDSDVSLSPSDQNAVEVSVPSVSLLDPIVQQFAISKGKEVEVQDDRPYDPEEEYDPTVGYGTEKTPDTTKVSAAIKPAEVSSSVVDDIAYDPEDDSIFDDVRVDPGAKKLTEQQKVLEDNKQTEEPKRQLEGHKEPINQQIPETLISQPVTSLLANSQLLQLGKKVEELVAKSSAAQIINQRRDPRQSRDPRQAAANRRQTSDSIEKEEQSPVTIDTSLQQAAVIETPSSEACTTTDTQTTQLDITVDTSVEQPPTTTDMPLSQVTAILDSQQVQPDILQPESSKPAEESKSEVVPFLNTESTITESTEVSIPLLGDKIDPELVESYMENEPEEPKIEDDPIESESKSFEEVWPNSASILKADQGSSSGQPIKSTATTYYNISTISTSSSASIHSGMPQNVIHDNSSYMDSHSSHIQHITTTNPPNIPPPMSFPPPIGPPPILGPPPLQGPPPMTVPPPMHLPPPMSGPPPMPIPPMQGPPPPLIENDPSKYPPTGSYPPYQNQWGSGSQYDAPRGPPPPNFAPRGPPSFQPMGQRCPPPQIFDNSMNSVPPQHIRPRGPLPGPPPHGPPPPNFDGQRFNGPPPPFNFSGPRGPPLPFPGPPPNHFDNRAHPPSHFPGPRGPLPPHNIGDHGQPSNISRGPGDKYDDAGSSYHQGMDKPQIPSQGPPFRGPSPNHFDGRRGPPGPTGDMSGQRFPPAIQFRGSPQHRGSFEEPRGSSSQDFERHCGPSVQQFGGPRGPPPGHFDKEAVGQPARYSYNDDNPSDVRPVRGPLLPTPPDGPIPVQGRVGGHSPDTHRDDHWRRHSPEMRRRSCSTRDGSEPHNRPSRFDGGSRDRDGPSRLSEERQRDLSEDRRRERDREGAHGGRSWGWNREHEWDRGRERDRERDRSRERERERGRSREREKEHSRERDRSRGRESERYRDGDGDKRRDRDGDGDKRRDRDGDADKRRDRDGDGDKRRDRDGDGDKRRDRDGDGDKRRDRDGDGDKRRDRDGDADKKRDRDGEGDKRRDRDRDRDRGREREQDRKDHDRDRAKNRDRERDRDRDRDSRDRRRERSRSRERERGKDRDRRDRDKDRGKEKDRDRRDRSRSKEKNNYKRERSDNWRAKSTESETAS; encoded by the exons ATGGAGGAGAGTGTGAGCCCTGAGCTGGCTCAAGCCCCAGAGCCTGAGTCCAGCCAGGATCCAGTGGATACCAGCTCACAAG AACCAACATCGGTCTTAGAAGAAGTCAAAGATCAAAAAGACCCTGATTATGTTGGTGAAGATAAAATAGAGGACCCTGAAAAATCCAAGCCCTCTCGTGAGTTTAAGAAGACTTGGGGCTTTCGTCGGACTACCATAGCTAAGAGGGAAGTCCCAGCAGAGATGGTAGCAGAGACCCCAGAGGGCAAAAGCGCCCCAGTGCGTCGCAGCGGTAGGCAGGCTAAGCGCACAGATAAACTGGAAGAGTTTCTGGTCACTGTGAAGCGTGGAAGAGGAACGGGAAGAAGGAGTTGTCCCTCACGATTTGAGGGAGGGGATCCTCCATCTCAGACCCCAACTGATGCCGAAACAGCCTCCGAAGCCAGCTTTGATGGAAATGCAGAGGCCAAAACAGAGGAACAGAAAGTTGCCTCCCCAGGAAAAAGGAAAAGGGGCCGAGGAAGGACAAGGAGAGCGGTCAAGCGTAAAGCGGTTGGTGATTCAGACAGTGATGACGGCAGCTCTGAAAACGAAGAGGAAGCTGGATGTGAAGTAACCAAAGAGTCTCAAGAACATGTTGAGACTGGGGCCAGTGTTGAAGATGGAAAGGATGAGGAATTAAAAGATGAAGAACAAGTGATGGATGTGAAGAAAGAGGAAgatggggaggaggaggagaagtgTAAGAAGAGCAAAGAGAAGTCCCCAAACGAGTCCATAAGTAGACGACCTTCCAGAGCAATCAGTAAAGACTATAAAAGAGACACTAATCCCAAAGCTGAAGCAAAGCTCTgcaaagaggaggaggaggaggatgatgatgagtcgTCGTCATCGTCCAGTGAGTCCGACAGCGACGGCTATGACCCTAATGCACTATACTGCATCTGCAGGCAGAAGCACAACAAAAG ATTCATGATCTGCTGCGATCGTTGTGAGGAGTGGTTTCATGGCGACTGTGTTGGCATCACTGAGGCACGGGGCCGACTGATGGAGAGAAATGGAGAGGACTACGTCTGTCCTAAATGCAACACACAGAAGGGGCAGATTCCCAAGACCAATGCGTCCACTGCAGAAGCAGAGAATGGCAAACGGCCAGTAGCTGGCCCTCGTAAAACAGAGTCCAGTCCTGATGCTGGCAGCACATCATCTACATCAAGCACTGCTATAGCTGCTACAGAGGAGAAAGCTGCTGGTGACCTGGGCATAAAGGGCAGGATCGAGAAGGCTACCAATCCaagtgggaaaaagaaaataaagatttTCCAGCCG CAGGTGACTGCAGCCGAGGGGTCTTCTCTCCCAAAGTGCATTGGCCCTGGATGTGAGAGAGATGCCCTCCCTGACACCGTCTACTGTGGGAATGACTGCATACTCAGACACGCCGCAGCCGCCATGAAGACCATTACCATAGATGGAAAAGACTCCAAACAGAAAGAAAGGGGCAAgcctaaaaagaacactaataAATCGCTGCATAAG AGGGGTTCTGGCCCTAAAAGGAGATCCTCTAACCAAGCTGACACTAAGGAATCAGAGTCTCAGACAGATGAGGATGACGATGATGAAGACAAACATGCTGAGGAGCAACCGCCTCCGCCAGCCATGTCATCCTGGTCCAGTGACCATAATTACATTGCAGTAACGCCAGAAAAGACTACACCCTTATCAGCATCTGTGTTAAACAAAGCGT cAGCTATCCAAAAAGACAAAGACAAGGAGGACAATGAAGGAGTCAAACCAGAGAAGGAGACAACATCTGCTGACAAGAAATCTCCTGCTTCAAATGTTGCTCCCAAAGGTGGGAAAAAGTCTCCTGCCTCAAAAGGCATAAAAGGAGCTGCTGCCACCTCTACTCCTACCAAAGGCAAAACAAGTACAGCACCTTTGAGCAGTGCCAGAGACTTGAGGAAACGGCCCCCACCACAATGCAAATTGGGCAAATCCAAGAAGCCAGgacctccaccaccaccaccaattcCTGTCTTATCGCCATCAGGCCCTCCAGGATCTCGGCACCATGCCTCTGGAGCTCTCAGAGTTGCCAAAAGCACCTTTACAATCCCCAAAAAGCAGCCACAGACTGTGCCAAAGGAATCTGCAGAGGCTGGTCCCTCTCCAATTTCTAGAACCCCACCCTCACCAATGTCATCCATTCCGTCCATTCAACATCCAGTGTCTAAACCAACCCAACCTCCACCCCCCTCTGCTCCACCACAGCCACCACCCAACAACCAGATGAGATCCAACATCAGACGGTCACTGACTGATATTCTGTACAAAAG GGTGAGTGACAGTGATGATCTATCCATGTCTGAGAATGAAGTGGGAAAGCTGGCGATCAGCATTGAGAAGGAGATGTTTAGTCTTTATATGAACACTGATAACAAGTACAAGAACAAGTACAGGTCCCTTATGTTCAACCTGAAGGACCCTAAAAACAAG GGCCTGTTCTATCGTGTGGTTGGTAGTGAGATCAGTCCTTTCAGGCTGGTAAGGTTGAGTCCAGAAGAACTTCTTTCCAAGGAGATGTCAGATTGGAGAAAGACTGAGATCTCTGAG GGTCTGGATATAAGTGGGAGATCCCAACCAGGACAGCCCAAAACTGGATCCAGACAAGAAGGTGCACCCCCAGATGTAGACATGGAGGAAGCTCCTCCAATGTCTGATGGAGATGTATGTATGCCTGCCACTTCCCAATCTCCCTGCTTGGCTTCTGCTGCT gacCCCCAGGAGGACACACGTCCTACTTCTGTGCCACACACCTCTATCTCCACTGGGAAGAGCAGTGCAATGCCAGATATCTTCAGTAGTATGCTTAAAGACACTACAGCAGAGCACAGGGCTCATCTGTTTGACCTAAACTGCAAGATCTGTACAG gtcAGAAGTCTGCTGATGACGAACCAccgtccaaaaaaaacaaaatgtctgtCTCTAAAAAGCCAGAGCCACCTGTTAAATCTAAACTAGAGCCACGGTCTTCTAAAGTCCCTGCTGTAGAACCTTCCCAAATGTCGTCTTATTCTGGTGTTGAGACTGCTGTGCCTGATACTATGTCTGTGATGGAAGATCCAAGCAGTGTCTTGACAGTTGTCCAGGCCCCAGTCACTGCAGCTGTACCAGCAGTCTCCTCCGTTACAATAACTCGAAGGGATCCTCGTACTGCAGGTCACCGGTCATCTCTGCCTGTGTCTCAGACTGTTCCTGATATTAGTGTTCCAACAATGCCAGCCAGTATCCCGGTTTCTGAGCCTGTGGTTGTTGAAACAAAGGGTCCATTGCCTATGCCCCCTCCTGCCCCAGCATCGGTACCCAGACCTGTGATGCAAAAACCGCCATCTTCGCAAGATGTGCGGCACTATGGGTCCAATACTGCCAG CAGTGCATCAGAACCCCGTCCTGAGGGTGAAACAGCTTTGTTCTTGTCTGGTCAGGAAATGATGTGGAAAGGGTTGATAAACATGCACACTGTTGCCAAGTTCGTCACGAAAGCCTACATGGTTTCTGGATCATTCGAGCATATTAAGGAG GACTTGCCTGACACCATTCATATTGGTGGAAGAATATCGCCCCACACGGTGTGGGATTATGTGGGAAAGTTGAAGACTTCACTGTCAAAA GAACTCTGTCTCATTCGTTTTCATCCTGCGACTGAAGAGGAGGAGGTGGCGTATGTGTCTCTGTTTTCTTATTTCAGTAGCCGTAAGCGGTTTGGGGTAGTGGCTAACAGTAACAAGCGCATTAAAGACCTCTACCTTATCCCTCTGAGCTCAAAAGACCCACTGCCTGCAAAGCTCCTACCATTTGATGGACCAG GGCTGGAGCCAGCACGTCCCAATCTCCTCTTGGGGTTGTTGATTTGCCAGAAGGACAAGAAGCGTCCTGGAGCCCCTCTGGAGAATGAGGAAAAACGTCCTAAAACTCTAAGGGATGATGAAACAGGCCTTCCAAAACCATCCATTGTTAgtaaatttgaaataaaacagGACAAAGGTCTTCGATCTAGTCTTGATGCCATAAGCACTACTCCCCCAGGCACCCCACCACCCCTCAATGCCTCTGAGTCTTCAAGTTCTGTTGCAACTTCTGTGTTTTCCATCCTCTCTAATGTTAAAGCACCTGACATCACCACTAGCACAGGCAATAATTCTCCATCATCCAATGTCACAGCAGCACCTGCGGTCTCTTCCACACCACTTCAGACTATCCTGAAAACACTTTTTGGTAAGAAGAAACAAGATTCTGATGTCTCGTTgtcaccttcagatcaaaatgctGTAGAGGTCTCTGTGCCTTCTGTGTCTCTGCTAGACCCAATTGTACAGCAGTTTGCAATAAGCAAGGGTAAAGAGGTTGAAGTACAGGATGATAGACCATATGATCCTGAGGAAGAATATGACCCAACTGTTGGCTATGGTACAGAAAAAACCCCTGATACAACAAAAGTATCTGCAGCAATTAAGCCAGCAGAGGTCTCCTCTAGTGTGGTGGATGACATTGCTTATGACCCTGAGGATGACTCTATTTTTGATGATGTTAGGGTTGATCCAGGTGCTAAGAAATTAACTGAGCAGCAGAAAGTGCTTGAAGACAACAAACAAACTGAGGAACCGAAACGGCAGTTAGAGGGTCATAAGGAACCAATTAATCAACAAATACCAGAGACTTTGATTTCTCAGCCTGTTACATCTCTGCTGGCTAACAGTCAGTTGTTGCAGCTTGGTAAAAAGGTTGAGGAATTAGTAGCAAAGAGCTCAGCTGCTCAAATTATTAACCAGAGAAGAGACCCAAGGCAGAGTAGGGATCCTAGACAGGCAGCTGCAAACAGAAGACAGACGTCTGATTCTATAGAGAAAGAGGAGCAATCTCCTGTTACTATAGACACATCTCTACAGCAAGCTGCAGTGATAGAGACACCGTCATCAGAAGCCTGCACaaccacagacacacaaacaacacagctGGACATTACTGTTGATACGTCAGTAGAGCAACCTCCTACAACCACAGACATGCCTCTTTCACAAGTCACTGCCATTTTGGATTCTCAACAAGTGCAGCCTGACATCCTGCAACCAGAATCATCCAAGCCTGCGGAAGAGAGCAAAAGTGAAGTGGTGCCTTTCCTTAATACAGAGAGCACTATTACAGAGAGCACAGAGGTTTCTATTCCATTATTAGGGGACAAGATCGACCCAGAGTTAGTTGAAAGCTATATGGAAAACGAACCAGAGGAACCCAAAATTGAAGATGATCCCATTGAAtctgagagtaaaagttttgagGAGGTTTGGCCTAATTCTGCAAGTATTTTAAAAGCTGATCAAGGTTCATCCAGTGGACAGCCTATTAAGTCCACTGCAACCACATATTACAACATTTCAACAATCAGTACCTCATCATCTGCTTCTATACACTCAGGGATGCCACAAAATGTCATCCATGACAACTCATCTTACATGGATTCTCACAGTTCCCATATACAacacataacaacaacaaacccacCAAACATTCCACCTCCAATGTCTTTTCCTCCCCCTATTGGCCCTCCACCCATTCTTGGTCCACCTCCATTGCAAGGCCCACCACCAATGACTGTTCCACCACCCATGCAtctccctcctccaatgtcaGGGCCACCGCCAATGCCAATTCCCCCAATGCAAGGTCCACCTCCACCCCTCATAGAAAATGATCCCTCTAAGTATCCACCAACCGGATCATATCCGCCTTACCAGAATCAGTGGGGGAGCGGTTCTCAATATGATGCTCCAAGAGGTCCACCCCCTCCTAATTTTGCACCAAGAGGACCACCTTCATTCCAACCAATGGGTCAGAGATGTCCTCCTCCTCAGATATTTGATAATTCTATGAATTCAGTGCCCCCTCAGCATATCAGACCAAGAGGCCCACTACCAGGGCCTCCACCACATGGGCCACCCCCTCCCAACTTTGATGGACAAAGATTTAATGGACCTCCACCTCCTTTTAACTTCTCTGGACCTAGGGGCCCACCTCTGCCATTCCCAGGCCCCCCTCCAAATCACTTTGATAATAGAGCCCACCCACCATCCCACTTCCCAGGACCAAGAGGACCACTTCCCCCTCATAACATTGGGGACCATGGACAGCCATCTAATATTTCAAGAGGACCTGGTGATAAATATGATGATGCTGGAAGCTCATATCATCAGGGAATGGATAAACCCCAAATACCCTCACAAGGGCCTCCTTTTAGGGGACCATCACCAAACCACTTTGATGGAAGAAGAGGACCCCCTGGTCCTACAGGTGATATGTCAGGACAGCGATTTCCACCTGCAATCCAGTTTCGTGGTTCACCTCAACACAGAGGGTCATTTGAGGAACCACGGGGGAGTTCATCTCAAGACTTCGAAAGGCACTGTGGACCATCAGTGCAGCAGTTCGGTGGGCCAAGGGGTCCTCCACCAGGACATTTTGATAAGGAAGCTGTCGGCCAGCCAGCACGATATAGCTATAATGATGATAACCCAAGTGATGTTAGACCTGTTCGTGGGCCTCTGCTTCCAACACCTCCTGATGGTCCCATCCCAGTACAGGGTCGTGTAGGTGGACACAGTCCAGACACCCACCGTGATGACCACTGGAGGCGGCACTCCCCTGAAATGAGGCGGCGAAGCTGCTCCACTAGAGATGGTTCAGAGCCTCACAACCGTCCAAGTAGGTTTGATGGTGGGTCTCGTGACAGAGATGGCCCTTCACGATTGTCTGAAGAGAGGCAGCGTGATTTGTCTGAAGAtaggaggagggagagagatcGAGAAGGTGCTCATGGTGGAAGATCATGGGGCTGGAACAGGGAACATGAATGGGACAGAGGCAGAGAAAGGGATCGTGAAAGAGACCggagcagagaaagagagagggagcggGGTCGCAGCCGGGAAAGGGAAAAGGAGCATAGCAGAGAGAGGGATCGCAGTAGGGGCAGAGAATCTGAGCGATACAGAGATGGAGATGGAGACAAAAGGAGAGACCGGGATGGAGATGGAGACAAGAGGAGGGACCGGGATGGAGATGCAGATAAGAGGAGAGACCGGGATGGAGATGGGGACAAGAGGAGGGACCGGGATGGAGATGGGGACAAGAGGAGGGACCGGGATGGAGATGGAGACAAGAGGAGGGACCGGGATGGAGATGGAGACAAGAGGAGGGACCGGGATGGAGATGCAGACAAGAAGAGAGACCGGGATGGAGAAGGAGACAAGAGGAGAGACCGGGATCGAGATAGAGACCGAGGCagggagagagagcaggacagaaaAGACCATGATCGAGATCGAGCCAAGAACAGAGACCGAGAAAGAGATCGTGACCGAGATCGTGACAGCAGGGACAGGAGAAGAGAACGCTCAAGGAGTCGTGAACGAGAACGTGGAAAAGACCGTGACAGAAGAGATCGGGATAAAGATAGAGGAAAggagaaagacagagacagacgGGACAGGAGCAGgagcaaagaaaaaaataattacaaaagagAAAGATCTGACAACTGGAGGGCAAAGTCTACAGAGTCTGAAACTGCATCATGA